Proteins encoded within one genomic window of Anopheles gambiae chromosome 3, idAnoGambNW_F1_1, whole genome shotgun sequence:
- the LOC1271399 gene encoding E3 ubiquitin-protein ligase Ufd4 isoform X5 produces MGDVDPETLLEWLSMGQGDERDMQLIALEQLCMLLLMSDNVDRCFESCPPRTFLPALCKIFLDELAPENVLEVTARAITYYLDVSSECTRRIVAIDGAIRAICNRLEVADLESRTSRDLAEQCIKVLELICTREAGAVFEGGGLSCVLAFIRDSGSQIHKDTLHSAMAVVSRLCTKVEPSGANVQTCVESLSTLLQHEDPLVADGALKCFASVADRFTRKGVDPAPLAEYGLVRELLQRLSNAAGGPQISSSGGGGSAAISSSLGTNSSTHPESSPSAAQLSSSAPKSAQGAMEAGRSSQSIATTISLLSTLCRGSPSITHDLLRSNLLEAMERAFKGDERCVLDCMRLADLILLLLFEGRQALGRVGGSQGQLAPRVRRADSSTERTHRQLIDCIRSKDTEALIESIESGGIDVNCMDDVGQTLLNWASAFGTLEMVEFLCDKGADVNKGQRSSSLHYAACFGRPGIAKVLLKHGANPDLRDEDGKTPLDKARERPDEGHREVASILQSPGEWMMAATRSDVKCGDSGDETGGAGGVGEPRGDPEMAPVYLKFFLPTFCKTFQSTMLASVRRSSLGLIKKMIQYVQPEVLSKLCSSEGLQSYEQSLGTLLVEVIASVLDNEDDEDGHLVVLTIVQELMSKTQNDFLDHFARLGVYTKVQALMGEPSFDGSDNNDVIKSTSDDAKSAAAAACSSTDASGVVTVTPGAPTVTTASGGTASAAVAVEDAKEILHGKAYHWHDWSICRGRDCLYVWSDSAALELSNGSNGWFRFILDGKLATMYSSGSPENGSDSTGREKVSSDPNVPNEENRGEFLEKLQRARAAVRQGTVSQPILSAPSLARIAVGNWVLQSQKEHQLHINNSEGHQVTILQDELPGFIFESNRGTKHTFTAETTLGPDFAAGWINTKKKKMRCKAEAQKYQLHKLARDLYNRYFKAAQAIPRGAVAKLSKIVHQIEIALEEQQSTSKAALISSTTQQITPPSAGVSWQEKLYNALTELVHLLNEDGVISAYEMYSSGLVQALVAVLSPNYWDLGMNRTKANKYQKQRLSIFKKCMYGGELKTGKNTAAILVQKLVAVLESIEKLPVYMYDSPGGSYGLQILTKKLSFRLERAACEQTLFDRTGRNLKMEPLATVGHLNKYLLKMVAKQWYDMERSSFLYLRKMKEAKSGTMQFRHRHDFDENGLIYYIGTNGRTLEWVNPAQYGLVTVTSSEGKQLPYGKLEDILSRDSVSVNCHTKDNKKSWFAIDLGIFILPTAYTLRHARGYGRSALRNWLFQMSKDGVSWVTLLTHTDDKSLAEPGSTCTWPIDCPADEQQGYRHVRIHQNGRNASGQTHYLSLSGFEIYGKVMSVCEDMDKTAAKENEAKLRKERRQIRSQLKYITDGARVVRGVDWHWDDQDGSPPGEGTVIAEIHNGWIDVKWDHGMRNSYRMGAEGKYDLKLANVDGLMAGGYDLHSSGISVTTAGGGANNNQFASTANVQCELADGGSTASGKKKVYDKSLNVLTSRKSSSTPSLPDATTENRSSVASTEQATSADNLSWKQAVEVITENVLSSARSDLATVGSGGSSNDLSSSVVTSSTATTGNNQEVSVTVHSSLSERGNNIPDLSQINSSTSMLVSDLATITENLSLSDGSAKQSGTATASSAGGQQFVSNISGTGVPVLMGSSSSSSSSSSTEENNKTNNINETNNKINLTSGSGASSVASGSSASSGKAGLSYLQTRLDMMGKMREGVDMLRNNTNNFLSSELLTQSNLLSSVKIAFPPIPPANATTGSSSSTTATTIPGSASYGSSIFVASTSTGTNPAASSGTGAKTPTDKFDVKFNNTATANTFKKVLNEAKQIGAEQPPAPPAPASSMGGRDATNNLKNNIVVVGSTETTVLGGGGGGGSSQDDPNAMDCLMGSVSGSDGVNVVPVVAPSPNSMSVSVPNLTSSGTGANNHSHNASHRTSSHHHHHHNHPDSASQTLANDAQPPPPGLLETFAAIARRRTSGSGSNSNSNANNNNENNNAASHPSSSSSSSSQQTTAAVPINNQLISSGAGALVGGGGGGVLQNNSNFFPRGPNSVTSLVKLALSSHTGLLSTAQSYPSLFSSSSNNNAAAGQGAGNNNNANNMVGVGQVNPLNPALTMSLTSTSSDSEQVSLEDFLEQCRAPTLLGDLEDDEDIEDENDDDENEDEYEEVGNTLLQVMVSRNLLSFMEERTFENRLPTAGKRKSWDDEFVLKRQFSALIPAFDPRPGKTNVNQTSDLDIPAPGSNSATDPTEQPQSSSSGRGALPEPGSGQSSTAISSLPQPTLSLILRGPNINGVNDVEVDLTQSDWTIFRAVQELMLQTTMPKQDKFRKIWQPTYTIIYREASPGSSSSLLGGGGKEDFSSGEEGRATPIISMYSQRSHGSTLSPSSPVPGTPSLSGGGGAGGTGASSGGALSSAPGTGGNQQQQQQYCSVEDVLQLLSQLNSINQSLAATPTNNDKNLMPDVESHYLSPDVFMSKKITNKLQQQIQDPLVLSSGSLPKWCEEYNQTCPFLFPFETRQLYFSCTAFGASRSIVWLQSQRDVSLERQRAPGLSPRHADQQEFRVGRLKHERVKVPRGENLLDWAQQVMKVHCNRKSVLEVEFVGEEGTGLGPTLEFYALVAAELQRSDLGMWLCDDEEPKLIEDEIDLGEGSKPVGYYVRRSTGLFPAPLPQDSDISEDVSGYFWFLGVFLAKVLQDNRLVDLPLSNSFLQLLSHSRSMARGATSQTGSLLGKSGVSDDIMMSSILSEDSDRDRDLLVDSYQSKMAMASDGAWYDGILTQENLQEIDPIRYQFLRELQELVQQKQAIEQNDALSSEEKLQQISELKLNTKTGCVALEDLALTFTYLPSSRNYGYASADLLPNGANIDVTINNVEEYCNLTVAFCLQEGIAKQLAAFHRGFCEVFALNKLAAFTPDEIRKMLCGEQNPEWTREDIMTYTEPKLGYTKESPGFLRFVNVLMGMNGSERKAFLQFTTGCSSLPPGGLANLHPRLTVVRKVDAGEGSYPSVNTCVHYLKLPDYPNEQILRERLLTATKEKGFHLN; encoded by the exons aTGGGAGACGTCGATCCTGAAACACTTTTAGAATGGCTCTCGATGGGTCAGGGCGACGAGCGCGACATGCAGCTGATTGCGCTGGAGCAACTCTGCATGCTGCTGCTCATGTCCGACAATGTAGATAGATGTTTTGAAAG CTGTCCACCGCGAACGTTCCTGCCCGCGCTGTGTAAAATATTTCTCGACGAGCTGGCGCCGGAGAATGTGCTCGAGGTGACGGCCCGCGCCATCACGTACTATCTGGACGTGTCGTCGGAGTGTACGCGCCGGATCGTCGCCATCGATGGGGCGATCCGAGCGATCTGCAACCGGCTCGAGGTGGCCGACCTCGAGAGCCGCACGAGCCGCGACCTGGCCGAACAGTGCATCAAGGTGCTGGAGCTGATCTGTACGCGGGAGGCGGGCGCCGTGTTCGAGGGCGGCGGTCTCAGCTGTGTGCTCGCGTTCATCCGCGACAGCGGCTCGCAGATCCACAAGGACACGCTGCACTCGGCGATGGCGGTGGTGTCGCGGCTCTGCACGAAGGTGGAACCGTCGGGCGCGAACGTGCAGACGTGCGTGGAGAGCCTGAGcacgctgctgcagcacgAGGATCCGCTCGTGGCGGACGGGGCGCTCAAGTGCTTCGCCTCGGTGGCGGATCGGTTCACGCGCAAGGGCGTGGATCCGGCCCCGCTCGCCGAGTACGGGCTGGTGCGGGAGCTGCTCCAGCGGCTGAGTAATGCCGCCGGCGGGCCACAGATTTCATcgagcggtggcggtggcagtgCGGCGATCTCCTCCAGCCTGGGAACAAACTCCTCCACGCACCCGGAATCATCGCCGTCCGCGGCGCAGCTGTCGTCGTCGGCGCCCAAGTCAGCGCAGGGCGCGATGGAGGCGGGCCGATCGAGCCAATCGATCGCGACCACGATCTCGCTGCTGTCGACCCTGTGCCGCGGCTCGCCCTCGATCACGCACGATCTGCTCCGGTCCAATCTGCTCGAGGCGATGGAGCGCGCGTTCAAGGGCGACGAGCGGTGCGTGCTGGACTGCATGCGGCTGGCTGACCtgattctgctgctgctgttcgaggGCCGGCAGGCACTGGGGCGGGTCGGCGGTTCGCAGGGTCAGCTAGCGCCGCGCGTTCGGCGGGCCGATTCCAGCACGGAGCGCACGCACCGGCAGCTGATCGACTGCATCCGCAGCAAGGACACGGAGGCGCTGATCGAATCGATCGAGTCGGGCGGCATCGACGTGAACTGTATGGACGACGTCGGGCAGACGCTGCTGAACTGGGCGTCCGCCTTCGGGACGCTCGAGATGGTGGAGTTTCTGTGCGATAAGGGCGCGGACGTGAACAAGGGCCAGCGCAGCTCGTCGTTGCACTACGCCGCGTGCTTTGGGCGGCCGGGCATTGCCAAGGTGCTGCTCAAGCACGGTGCCAATCCGGATCTGCGCGACGAGGACGGCAAAACGCCACTGGACAAGGCGCGCGAACGGCCGGACGAGGGCCACCGGGAGGTGGCCTCGATCCTGCAGTCGCCCGGCGAGTGGATGATGGCGGCAACCCGGTCGGACGTAAAGTGCGGCGACAGTGGAGATGAGACgggcggtgctggtggtgtcgGGGAACCGCGGGGCGATCCGGAGATGGCGCCGGTGTATCTCAAGTTTTTCCTACCGACATTCTGCAAAACTTTCCAAAGCACAATGCTTGCTAGCGTGCGTAGATCTAGCCTAG GACTTATCAAGAAAATGATCCAGTATGTACAGCCGGAGGTCCTCTCGAAGCTCTGCTCCTCCGAGGGTCTGCAAAGTTACGAGCAAAGCTTAGGCACGCTTCTAGTCGAAGTCATCGCAAGCGTGCTGGACAATGAG GATGACGAGGATGGCCATCTGGTGGTGCTTACGATCGTGCAGGAGCTGATGTCGAAAACGCAAAACGATTTCCTCGACCATTTCGCGCGGCTGGGCGTCTACACCAAGGTGCAAGCGCTGATGGGCGAGCCTAGCTTCGATGGTAGCGACAATAACGATGTAATTAAATCGACATCGGACGACGCAAaatcagcagctgcagcagcatgcTCCTCTACGGATGCCTCCGGTGTAGTGACGGTAACGCCGGGCGCTCCAACAGTAACTACTGCGTCCGGTGGCACCGCCAGTGCTGCGGTCGCCGTAGAGGACGCGAAGGAGATACTGCACGGCAAGGCGTACCATTGGCACGACTGGAGCATCTGCCGCGGGCGGGACTGTCTGTACGTGTGGTCGGATTCGGCGGCACTGGAGCTGTCGAATGGATCGAACGGATGGTTCCGGTTCATACTGGACGGTAAACTGGCCACGATGTACTCGAGCGGCAGTCCAGAGAACGGTAGCGATAGTACGG GCAGGGAAAAGGTCTCCTCCGATCCGAACGTGCCTAATGAAG AAAATCGTGGCGAATTTCTGGAAAAGCTACAGCGCGCCCGAGCCGCCGTACGGCAGGGCACCGTATCGCAGCCCATCCTGTCGGCCCCGAGCCTGGCACGCATCGCCGTGGGCAACTGGGTGCTGCAGAGCCAGAAGGAGCATCAGCTACATATCAACAATTCCGAGGGCCATCAGGTGACGATACTGCAGGACGAGCTGCCCGGGTTCATCTTCGAGAGCAACCGGGGCACGAAGCATACGTTCACCGCGGAGACGACGCTGGGACCGGACTTTGCGGCCGGTTGGATCaacacgaagaagaagaagatgcgcTGCAAGGCCGAGGCCCAAAAGTATCAG CTGCACAAGTTGGCTCGCGACCTGTACAACCGATATTTCAAGGCGGCCCAGGCCATACCGCGTGGTGCCGTTGCAAAACTGTCCAAGATTGTGCATCAGATCGAGATAGCCCTGGAGGAGCAGCAGTCCACGTCGAAGGCCGCGCTCATTTCCAGCACGACACAGCAAATTACACCACCATCGGCCGGCGTAAGCTGGCAGGAGAAGCTGTACAACGCGCTGACCGAGCTGGTGCACCTGCTGAACGAGGACGGCGTGATCAGTGCGTACGAGATGTACAGCTCTGGGTTGGTGCAAGCGCTTGTCGCCGTCCTTTCGCCCAACTACTGGGACCTGGGCATGAACCGCACCAAAGCGAACAAGTACCAGAAGCAGCGGCTTTCGATCTTCAAGAAGTGCATGTACGGTGGGGAGCTGAAAACGGGCAAAAACACGGCCGCCATACTGGTGCAGAAGCTGGTGGCGGTGCTGGAAAGCATCGAAAAGCTGCCGGTCTACATGTACGATTCGCCCGGCGGTAGCTACGGGCTGCAGATACTGACCAAGAAGCTTAGCTTCCGGCTCGAGCGGGCGGCCTGCGAGCAGACGCTGTTCGATCGGACCGGGCGCAACCTGAAGATGGAACCGCTCGCGACCGTTGGCCACCTGAACAAGTATCTGCTGAAGATGGTCGCCAAGCAGTGGTACGATATGGAGCGCTCGTCCTTTCTGTACCTGCGCAAGATGAAGGAAGCGAAGTCGGGCACGATGCAGTTCCGCCATCGGCACGATTTCGACGAGAACGGGCTGATCTACTACATTGGCACGAACGGGCGCACGCTGGAGTGGGTCAATCCGGCCCAGTACGGGCTGGTAACGGTGACGAGCAGCGAGGGCAAGCAGCTACCGTACGGCAAGCTGGAGGACATTCTTTCCCGCGACAGCGTGAGTGTCAACTGCCACACGAAGGACAACAAAAAGTCGTGGTTCGCGATCGATCTGGGCATCTTCATCCTGCCGACGGCGTACACGCTGCGGCACGCGCGCGGCTACGGCCGGTCGGCCCTGCGCAACTGGCTGTTCCAGATGTCGAAGGATGGCGTCAGCTGGGTCacgctgctcacacacacggacgACAAAAGTTTGGCCGAGCCGGGCAGCACCTGCACCTGGCCGATCGATTGCCCGGCGGACGAGCAGCAGGGCTACCGGCACGTGCGCATCCACCAGAACGGGCGCAACGCGTCCGGCCAAACGCACTACCTTAGCCTGAGCGGGTTTGAAATCTACGGCAAGGTGATGTCGGTGTGCGAGGACATGGACAAAACAGCGGCGAAGGAGAACGAAGCGAAGCTGCGCAAAGAGCGCCGCCAGATCCGTTCGCAGCTCAAGTACATTACGGACGGGGCGCGGGTGGTGCGCGGTGTCGACTGGCACTGGGACGATCAGGACGGCAGTCCGCCGGGCGAGGGCACGGTGATTGCGGAGATACACAACGGTTGGATCGATGTGAAGTGGGACCACGGCATGCGCAACTCGTACCGCATGGGCGCGGAGGGCAAGTACGATCTGAAGCTGGCCAACGTGGACGGTTTGATGGCGGGTGGGTACGATCTGCACAGCAGTGGCATCTCCGTTACGACGGCGGGGGGTGGAGCTAATAACAATCAGTTCGCCTCCACGGCCAACGTTCAGTGTGAGCTGGCGGATGGTGGTAGTACCGCGTCGGGCAAGAAGAAGGTTTACGACAAATCGCTGAACGTGCTAACGAGCCGTAAATCGAGCTCGACCCCAAGTTTGCCGGATGCGACGACCGAAAACCGATCTTCTGTGGCTTCAACGGAGCAGGCGACGTCGGCCGATAATCTGTCCTGGAAGCAGGCGGTTGAGGTGATCACGGAGAATGTGCTGTCATCGGCTCGTTCCGATCTGGCGACCGTTGGCAGTGGAGGAAGCAGTAACGATCTTTCTTCTTCGGTCGTTACCTCCAGCACGGCAACCACGGGGAACAATCAGGAAGTGTCCGTCACGGTACACTCATCGCTGAGCGAGCGGGGCAACAATATTCCCGATCTGTCGCAAATCAACAGCAGCACCTCCATGTTGGTGTCCGATCTGGCCACCATCACGGAGAATCTATCCCTCTCGGATGGTTCGGCGAAGCAAAGCGGTACCGCCACCGCTTCCTCGGCCGGTGGGCAGCAGTTTGTGAGCAACATCAGCGGCACGGGCGTTCCCGTGCTGATGGGTTCGTCCTCCtcttcgtcctcctcctcctcgacggaggaaaacaacaaaacgaacaacatCAACGAGACGAACAACAAGATCAATCTAACGAGCGGCAGCGGCGCGAGCAGTGTCGCTAGCGGTAGCAGCGCCTCGAGCGGCAAGGCCGGCCTGTCCTACCTGCAGACGCGCCTCGACATGATGGGCAAGATGCGCGAGGGCGTCGACATGCTGCGCAACAACACGAACAATTTCCTATCCTCCGAGCTGCTCACGCAGTCGAACTTGCTTTCCTCCGTCAAGATTGCGTTCCCGCCGATTCCGCCGGCCAACGCCAcgacgggcagcagcagcagcacgaccgccaccaccatcccCGGCAGCGCATCGTACGGCAGCAGCATCTTCGTGGCAAGCACCAGCACTGGCACAAACCCGGCGGCGTCCTCCGGAACGGGCGCCAAGACCCCGACGGACAAGTTTGACGTGAAGTTCAACAACACCGCCACCGCGAACACGTTCAAGAAGGTGCTGAACGAGGCGAAGCAAATCGGGGCGGAACAGCCACccgcaccaccagcaccggcCTCGTCGATGGGCGGCCGCGATGCGACGAACAATCTGAAGAACAACATCGTCGTGGTCGGTTCGACGGAAACGACGGtgctgggtggtggtggcggtggcggttcGTCGCAGGACGATCCGAACGCGATGGACTGTCTGATGGGGTCCGTTTCCGGCAGCGATGGAGTGAATGTGGTCCCCGTAGTGGCACCCTCGCCGAACTCGATGAGCGTCAGCGTGCCGAACCTGACGAGCAGCGGCACTGGAGCGAACAATCATTCACACAACGCGTCCCATCGCACGTCctcccaccatcaccatcatcataatcatccgGACAGTGCGTCCCAAACGCTGGCGAACGACGCGCAACCGCCCCCGCCGGGGCTGCTGGAAACGTTCGCGGCCATCGCACGGCGCCGCACGTCCGGCAGTGGCTCGAACTCCAACAGCaacgccaacaacaacaatgaaaacaacaacgctgcaTCGCATCcttcctcctcatcctcctcctcgtcgcaGCAGACGACGGCGGCGGTTCCGATCAACAATCAGCTGATTAGCAGCGGAGCAGGAGCGCTGGtgggtggaggtggtggtggtgtgctgcaGAACAACAGCAACTTTTTCCCCCGTGGACCAAACTCGGTGACCAGCCTGGTGAAGCTGGCACTGTCCAGCCACACCGGGCTGCTCAGCACGGCCCAAAGCTACCCGAGCCTGTTCAGCTCGTCGTCGAACAACAATGCTGCGGCCGGACAGGGTGCCGGgaataacaacaacgccaACAACATGGTCGGCGTGGGACAGGTGAACCCGCTGAACCCCGCCCTCACCATGAGCCTGACGTCGACGTCGAGCGATAGCGAGCAGGTGTCGCTGGAGGACTTCCTGGAGCAGTGCCGAGCGCCGACGCTGCTGGGCGACCTGGAAGACGACGAAGACATCGAGGACGagaacgacgacgatgagAACGAGGACGAGTACGAGGAGGTGGGCAACACGCTGCTGCAGGTGATGGTTTCGCGCAATCTGCTCTCCTTCATGGAGGAGCGCACGTTCGAGAATCGGCTGCCGACGGCCGGCAAGCGCAAATCCTGGGACGATGAGTTTGTGCTGAAGCGCCAATTCTCCGCCCTGATACCGGCGTTCGATCCCCGGCCGGGCAAGACCAACGTGAACCAGACGAGCGATCTGGATATTCCTGCGCCGGGCAGCAACAGCGCGACCGATCCAACGGAGCAACCGCAGTCGTCTTCGTCGGGCAGGGGAGCGCTGCCGGAACCGGGCAGCGGCCAGTCGTCGACGGCGATCTCTTCGCTGCCGCAGCCGACCCTGTCGCTGATACTGCGCGGCCCAAACATTAACGGCGTGAACGACGTGGAGGTTGACCTGACGCAGTCCGACTGGACGATCTTCCGGGCGGTGCAGGAGCTGATGCTGCAGACGACGATGCCGAAGCAGGACAAGTTCCGCAAGATCTGGCAGCCAACGTACACGATCATCTACCGGGAGGCTAGTCCGGGCTCGTCCTCGTCGCTGTTGGGTGGCGGTGGAAAGGAAGACTTTAGCAGCGGAGAGGAAGGCCGTGCTACGCCGATCATTTCGATGTACTCGCAGCGCAGCCACGGGTCGACGCTGTCACCGAGCTCTCCGGTCCCGGGCACACCGTCCCtttccggtggtggtggtgctggtggtacgGGAGCCTCAAGTGGTGGCGCACTGTCCTCCGCCCCGGGAACGGGcggcaaccagcagcagcagcagcaatactGCTCGGTCGAGGACGTACTGCAGCTGCTCTCGCAGCTCAACAGCATCAACCAGTCGCTGGCGGCGACGCCGACCAACAACGACAAGAACCTGATGCCGGACGTGGAGTCGCACTACCTCAGTCCGGACGTGTTCATGAGCAAGAAGATCACGAacaagctgcagcagcagatccAGGACCCGCTCGTCCTGTCCAGCGGCAGCCTGCCCAAGTGGTGCGAGGAGTACAACCAGACCTGCCCGTTCCTGTTCCCGTTCGAGACGCGCCAGCTGTACTTCAGCTGCACCGCGTTCGGCGCCTCGCGCAGCATCGTCTGGCTGCAGTCGCAGCGCGACGTCAGCCTGGAGCGGCAGCGCGCACCGGGCCTGAGCCCGCGGCACGCCGACCAGCAAGAGTTCCGCGTCGGCCGGCTGAAGCACGAGCGCGTGAAGGTGCCGCGCGGCGAGAACCTGCTCGACTGGGCGCAACAGGTGATGAAGGTGCACTGCAACCGCAAGTCCGTGCTGGAGGTGGAATTCGTCGGTGAGGAGGGCACGGGGCTGGGACCGACGCTCGAGTTTTACGCGCTCGTCGCGGCGGAACTGCAGCGCAGCGATCTCGGCATGTGGCTGTGCGACGACGAGGAACCGAAGCTGATCGAGGACGAGATCGATCTCGGCGAGGGCAGCAAACCGGTCGGGTACTATGTGCGCCGATCGACCGGTCTCTTCCCCGCCCCGCTCCCCCAGGACTCGGACATTAGCGAGGACGTGTCGGGCTACTTCTGGTTCCTGGGCGTGTTTTTGGCCAAGGTGCTTCAGGACAACCGGCTGGTGGATTTGCCCCTGTCGAACAGCTTCCTGCAGCTGCTCAGCCACAGCCGTTCGATGGCGCGTGGTGCGACCAGCCAGACCGGCTCGCTGCTGGGCAAATCGGGCGTCAGCGATGACATCATGATGTCGTCCATCCTGTCGGAGGACAGTGATCGCGACCGGGACCTCCTGGTCGACTCGTACCAATCCAAGATGGCGATGGCAAGCGATGGCGCCTGGTACGATGGCATACTGACGCAGGAAAATCTGCAGGAAATCGACCCGATCCGGTACCAGTTCCTGCGCGAGCTGCAGgagctggtgcagcagaaGCAAGCGATCGAGCAGAACGACGCGCTCAGCTCGGAGGAGAAGCTGCAGCAGATCAGCGAGTTGAAGCTAAACACCAAAACGGGCTGTGTGGCGCTGGAGGATCTGGCGCTTACCTTTACCTACCTGCCGAGCTCGCGCAACTACGGGTACGCGTCGGCCGACCTGCTCCCGAACGGGGCGAACATCGACGTGACGATCAACAACGTGGAGGAGTACTGCAATCTGACCGTGGCGTTCTGCCTGCAGGAGGGCATCGCGAAGCAGCTGGCCGCGTTCCATCGCGGCTTTTGCGAGGTGTTTGCGCTGAACAAGCTGGCCGCGTTCACGCCGGACGAGATCCGGAAGATGCTGTGCGGCGAGCAGAACCCGGAGTGGACGCGCGAAGACATCATGACCTACACGGAACCGAAGCTCGGCTACACCAAGGAAAG CCCCGGTTTCCTGCGCTTCGTCAACGTGTTGATGGGCATGAATGGGTCGGAAAGGAAAGCGTTCCTTCAGTTTACGACCGGCTGCAGCAGTCTGCCACCTGGCGGGCTGGCCAATCTACACCCACGGCTGACGGTCGTGCGCAAGGTGGACGCGGGCGAGGGTTCGTACCCGTCGGTCAACACGTGCGTCCACTACCTGAAGCTGCCCGACTACCCGAACGAGCAGATACTGCGCGAGCGGCTGCTGACGGCCACCAAGGAGAAAGGGTTCCATCTGAACTAA